Proteins from a single region of Candidatus Omnitrophota bacterium:
- the bamD gene encoding outer membrane protein assembly factor BamD produces the protein MKRIIIITITIISICAGNCSAFWLWTPETNKWVNPKYSVKETPKEQLDYGLEFLNAQEFKKAINEFEKLIKHYPRATEAPKAQWYIGECFEKLDDPYKAFQEYQKIIDMYPFSDLAPEVVERQYKIGEKMLLTPSKNRFISTLTGGEYDVIDVFRTVIKNAPYGNYAPIAQYKIGLYLAEKKMYSEARDELEKVINDYPDNEWVKPARYQIAVVDSARSPGAAYDQRVTQAAAEGFEDFIKTYPDAQLSEKARSEISELREKEAENNFLTAKFYQKQKDYEAAKIYYLSIIDEFSGNQWAIKALEQIKIIEEKTK, from the coding sequence ATGAAAAGAATAATAATTATAACTATTACTATTATTAGTATTTGTGCTGGAAATTGTTCTGCTTTTTGGCTTTGGACGCCAGAGACGAATAAATGGGTTAATCCAAAATATTCCGTTAAAGAAACCCCAAAAGAACAGCTAGATTACGGCTTAGAATTTCTAAATGCACAGGAATTTAAGAAGGCCATTAATGAATTTGAGAAGCTGATTAAACATTATCCGCGGGCAACGGAAGCACCAAAAGCACAATGGTATATTGGTGAATGTTTTGAAAAGTTAGATGATCCTTATAAGGCATTCCAAGAGTATCAGAAGATTATTGATATGTATCCTTTTAGTGATCTCGCTCCTGAAGTTGTTGAGCGTCAATACAAGATCGGTGAGAAAATGCTTTTGACTCCATCCAAAAATCGATTTATTTCTACTTTGACTGGCGGGGAATACGATGTGATTGATGTTTTTCGAACGGTTATTAAAAATGCGCCATATGGCAATTATGCGCCTATTGCGCAATATAAGATTGGTTTATATTTGGCTGAAAAAAAGATGTATTCTGAAGCACGTGATGAGCTTGAGAAGGTGATTAACGATTATCCAGATAATGAATGGGTTAAGCCTGCTCGATATCAGATTGCTGTTGTTGATTCTGCGCGATCGCCAGGCGCTGCTTATGATCAAAGAGTGACGCAAGCGGCAGCTGAAGGATTTGAAGATTTTATTAAAACATATCCAGATGCTCAATTGTCTGAGAAAGCTCGTTCTGAAATTTCCGAGTTGCGCGAGAAAGAAGCCGAAAATAATTTTTTGACGGCTAAATTTTATCAAAAACAAAAAGATTATGAAGCTGCAAAGATCTATTATTTGTCAATTATTGACGAGTTTTCCGGAAATCAGTGGGCGATTAAGGCTTTAGAACAAATTAAAATTATTGAAGAAAAGACTAAATAG
- a CDS encoding LptE family protein: MKSFIKIFVILFVPIYFTGCGYATRSLSPILSDIHTIYIEPFANNVDYGASRGSKNLYIPMLEVKVTNQTINQFVYDGNLKVSKEDQADVILKSELINYTRDALRYDDDDNAEEYRITIIVSLVLWDVASSEPLWVEPRFSGDATFFESGPAAQSESTAVDEAVKDLAKRIVERTVEDW; encoded by the coding sequence ATGAAAAGCTTTATAAAAATTTTTGTTATTCTTTTTGTTCCTATTTATTTTACTGGGTGTGGTTATGCTACACGGTCGTTATCTCCAATTTTATCAGATATTCATACGATTTATATCGAACCGTTTGCGAATAATGTTGATTATGGAGCATCGCGTGGAAGTAAGAATTTGTATATTCCAATGTTGGAAGTTAAAGTAACCAACCAAACGATTAATCAATTTGTTTATGATGGCAATCTTAAGGTTTCGAAAGAAGACCAAGCCGATGTTATTCTCAAGAGCGAACTTATTAATTATACTCGAGATGCTTTAAGGTATGATGATGATGACAACGCTGAGGAATATCGCATAACGATTATTGTTTCTTTGGTGCTTTGGGATGTTGCGAGCAGTGAGCCTCTTTGGGTTGAGCCAAGGTTTTCAGGAGATGCAACATTCTTTGAATCAGGACCGGCTGCTCAATCTGAGAGCACAGCCGTTGATGAGGCCGTTAAAGATCTCGCAAAGAGAATTGTTGAACGAACTGTTGAAGACTGGTAG
- the rpsT gene encoding 30S ribosomal protein S20, with protein MPQRRSGIQELRLTKKKHLHNLDVKTDLKKTIKRFRTAVESKNVSEAKALLSTVFKKIDKSVKRNLIQENTAARRKSQFSKLLKSTT; from the coding sequence ATGCCACAAAGACGATCCGGCATCCAAGAATTACGTTTAACTAAAAAGAAGCATTTGCACAATTTAGACGTCAAAACCGACCTTAAGAAAACCATCAAACGTTTTCGCACGGCTGTTGAGTCCAAAAATGTCAGTGAAGCGAAAGCTCTTCTTAGCACTGTATTTAAAAAGATTGATAAGTCTGTCAAGCGCAATCTAATCCAAGAAAATACAGCTGCCCGAAGAAAATCTCAATTTAGCAAACTGCTTAAGAGCACAACTTAA